One part of the Podarcis muralis chromosome 3, rPodMur119.hap1.1, whole genome shotgun sequence genome encodes these proteins:
- the OSTM1 gene encoding osteopetrosis-associated transmembrane protein 1: MGPAALLLLLPGALLGLCSAGSGWEESAWGGRRRPLSWELLEAADLASLGSGLAGDLLDAQLEPECRELLAAFANSSATLTGCLARSARPVRLCQNCYRQFRDATEQYENIARVVGNATKSNPCAKSLLMSDRLQIVVVLDKFFNDTWQKANCASCLKNNSEGLSNSTEMFLALFNESLACFEHNLQRQEDNAPPGNYTEVCKKCNVTYEKLNAMYNAMQESEKKGESEEQAHLCIDVEDAMNITRRLWSMTFNCSVPCSDTVPVIAVSSFILFLPVVFYLSSFLHSKQKKRILFLPKRIQSNANFVNIQDKCN, encoded by the exons ATGGGCCCGGCCGCGCTTTTGCTCCTGCTTCCCGGCGCTCTGCTGGGCCTGTGCTCCGCAGGGAGCGGCTGGGAGGAAAGTGCCTGGGGAGGCCGGCGCCGCCCTCTGTCCTGGGAGCTGCTGGAGGCGGCGGACCTGGCGTCGCTGGGCTCGGGGCTCGCGGGGGACCTGCTGGACGCGCAGCTGGAGCCGGAGTGCCGGGAGCTCTTGGCCGCCTTCGCCAACAGCAGCGCCACGCTGACGGGCTGCCTTGCGCGGAGCGCTCGGCCTGTAAGGCTCTGCCAGAACTGCTACCGCCAGTTCCGGGACGCCACGGAGCAGTACGAGAACATCGCCCGGGTCGTCGGG AATGCTACCAAGAGTAACCCTTGTGCCAAAAGTCTCTTGATGTCGGATAGACTGCAGATAGTTGTGGTCCTGGATAAGTTTTTTAATGACACATGGCAAAAAGCAAACTGTGCAA GTTGTTTAAAGAACAACAGTGAAGGCTTATCGAATAGTACAGAGATGTTCCTGGCCTTATTCAATGAATCATTGGCATGCTTTGAACACAACCTCCAG CGGCAGGAGGACAACGCACCACCAGGTAACTACACAGAAGTATGCAAGAAGTGCAATGTCACGTATGAAAAGTTAAATGCCATGTACAACGCGATGCAGGAGAGTGAGAAGAAAGGTGAATCTGAAGAGCAGGCCCATTTGTGCATTGATGTGGAAGATGCA ATGAATATTACGCGAAGGCTTTGGAGCATGACTTTCAACTGCTCCGTCCCCTGCAGCGATACAGTGCCAGTGATTGCAGTTTCGTCGTTCATTCTCTTTTTGCCGGTTGTTTTCTACCTCAGCAGCTTCCTTCACTCGAAGCAGAAAAAACGTATCCTGTTTCTGC CCAAGCGGATCCAGTCAAATGCCAATTTTGTGAACATACAAGACAAATGCAACTGA